GCATTATTGAATAAATATAGAATTGATATTTGGCTGGCCCAAAAAGTGACCACCGCAGCTAAGGGGCAATTGTGGATCTCAGTTATTGGATTTTTTGCGGTCACCAGTTTTCTTTCCATGTGGATGAGTAATACCTCAACCACGGCTATGATGCTACCTATTGCGATCGCCTTGGTAGATAAACAATATCCCCGAATGCGTGCCTATATTGTTTTAGGAACTGCATACGCAGCAAATATTGGTGGCCTTGCCACACCAGTTGGATCTCCACCAAACGGGATTGCTGTTTCTGCATTGGATATTGATTTCTTAACGTGGTTTAAAGTGGGGTTTCCTTCTACTATAATGATGTTTCCAATTGTCGTGATTGCTCTTTGGTTTGTCATCCGACCAGAAAAAAATGCGACTGTTAATCATCTTGGTGGCAAGGAGGGGTTAATTATGGCGTGGGATGCCAGAGCAATAGGAAGTGTTGCCTTATTTGTTTTTACCGTGATCTGTTGGATATTTTCAAGTCAGATTGGACATATGTTAGGTGTGAAGCAATTTGATCGAATGATTGCCATATTTATTACAGCTCTCGCTCCAATCCTTGGATTAATCACATGGAAAGATCTAGAGAAAAAAATTGAATGGGGCATCCTTTTATTATTTGGTGGCGGACTTTGTTTATCCGTTATTTTGAGTGAAACCGGAACATCCAAGTGGATTGCAACACAAATGATTCAAACGATTTCAGGATCCCCGGATTGGGTTGTAATAATGGCCAGTATAACACTGATGATTTTTTTAACAGAATTAGCGTCCAACACAGGTTCTGCAGCCATATTGATTCCGGTGATGATAGCCCTTTCTGATCAATTTAATCCTGCCATTACTTATTCATTGGTATTCGGTGTTGGTGTAGCTGCCACTTGTGCCTTTATGCTGCCTGTTGCTACACCGCCAAACGCACTAGCTTATGGTACGGGGATTATCACTCAGCGACAAATGCTAAAGGCAGGACTTATATTGAATATTTTTGGAATCATTGTTGTTTTCACTTCTGTAAGTCTATTTGCCTAAATGAAATTGCAACCATACTTTAAACTATTATTCACAGTTAATATGTTTTTATTGGCTGTTTTTATCGGGTGCGATGAACCAAAGGATGACCCCGATGAAATCAAG
The window above is part of the Candidatus Neomarinimicrobiota bacterium genome. Proteins encoded here:
- a CDS encoding DASS family sodium-coupled anion symporter, whose amino-acid sequence is ALLNKYRIDIWLAQKVTTAAKGQLWISVIGFFAVTSFLSMWMSNTSTTAMMLPIAIALVDKQYPRMRAYIVLGTAYAANIGGLATPVGSPPNGIAVSALDIDFLTWFKVGFPSTIMMFPIVVIALWFVIRPEKNATVNHLGGKEGLIMAWDARAIGSVALFVFTVICWIFSSQIGHMLGVKQFDRMIAIFITALAPILGLITWKDLEKKIEWGILLLFGGGLCLSVILSETGTSKWIATQMIQTISGSPDWVVIMASITLMIFLTELASNTGSAAILIPVMIALSDQFNPAITYSLVFGVGVAATCAFMLPVATPPNALAYGTGIITQRQMLKAGLILNIFGIIVVFTSVSLFA